One Streptomyces umbrinus genomic window, CTCGGGCCCGAGGCCCCCGCTGAACGGCTGACGCCCGGGGGTTTTCTTCGCCCCCGCCGCCCCTACCCATTCCCGTCACTCCTCGGGGGCTCCGCCCCCGAACCCCCGTTGCGCAGTTCCCCGCGCCCCTTAAGGGGCGCGGGGAACTGCGCAACCAGCCACGACCAACCCGCACCCAAAAGCCACCCAAAGTCATTCAAACGCACAAAACCGCAGGCACCGTACCCGGAGGTACGGCACCCGCGGTTGGGTGCGTGCGTTGTATGCCGCCCAACCCCCGGAGGGGTTACGCGGACTTGCGGCTGTCCCGAGGGTGGACCGCGATGTTCATGGCTCCGGAGCGAAGTACAGCCAAGCGCTCTTCGAGGACCTCTTCGAGTTCCTCTCGCGTGCGCCGCTCCATCAGCATGTCCCAATGCGTGCGCGCGGGCTTGGCCTTCTTTTCCTCAGGGCCGTCGCCGTCCACCAGGAGTGCCTGGGCCCCGCAGACCTTGCACTCCCACTCCGGCGGGATCTCCGCCTCCACCGAGAAGGGCATCTCAAATCGATGGCCCTTCTCGCATGCGTACTCCACGGCCTGGCGCGGGGCCAGGTCGATGCCGCGGTCCGTCTCGTAGCTGGTCACCACGAGGCGCGTGCCGCGAAGAGCTCGCTCACTCATGAATCGTGCCTCCCGGGCTTGTCGCCCACAGGACAGGTGTCGCTGTCGTCGTCATCCGGTCAACGTCCGGTCGGCGGTAAAGATTCCCGTTCCGGGTCATGCGTCGCCGTCGTAGCCGCCCCTTGTTGTACCCACCTGCGCCCGGTTTGTCACATCTGAGGGCAGATGTCACCCAGCGTTTCGGTATCTTTGACGCGCAGTAACGGTACGCCTGGCAGGCCAAACGCGTACACTACCGGCCTTTGGCCTCCGGCGCTAAATCCTGTCCGGAACGGGGTTGCCCGCGTCGCGCACCGCCTGGCGTACCGGAACCCTCGCGAGCAGCACGAATCCCAGCACGAAGAAGGCCACGAGCGAGATGATCGCGTCCCGATAACTTCCCGTTAGCTGGTAGGTCAGACCGAACAGAAGCGGGCCGAGCCAGCTCATCCCGCGGTCGCTCATCTCGTACGCCGAGAAGTACTCGGCCTCCTTGCCGGGCGGCACCAGATGCGAGAAAAGGGACCGGGACAGCGCCTGGCTGCCGCCGAGGACGACCCCGATGCCGGCGGCGAGGACGAAGAACCAGACGGGCGCGCCGGCGGGCAGGAAGTAACCGGCGCCCAGCGTCACGGTCCAGGCGACCAGTGAACCGAGGATGGTCCGTTTGGCGCCGTACGTCCGGGCGAGCCGGCCCATCCCGAGAGCCCCGGCCACCGCGAGCAGCTGGACCAGCAGCACAGCGACGATCAGCGTCGACTGGTCGAGGCCCAGCTCCTCGGATCCGTACACGGATGCCTGCGAGATGACCGTCTGGATGCCGTCGTTGTAGACCAGATAGGCGAGCAGGAAGGCGAGCGTCAGTGGCTGGCGGCGCATGTCCCGCACGGTGGCCGCCAGCTGCCGCCATCCGTGTGTGGACGTACCCGAGGAGGATGCCGTGCGGCGGTCGCGCAGCCGTTTGAGCGGTACGAGCGTGAAGACGCCCCACCAGATACCGGCCGAGGCCAGACAGATGCGGACCGCCGTCGACTCGGAGACGCCGAAGGTGTCGTGGGCCGTGTAGAGGATCAGGTTCGCGACCAGGACCAGCGAGCCCGACGCGTAACCGAAGGCCCAGCCCGTCGACGAGACGGCGTCGCGCTCCTCCGGCGGGGCGATCTGGGGGAGGTAGGAGTTGTAGAGCACCATCGAGACGGCCAGTGAGGCGTTGGCCACAATCAGCAGGAGGCCGCCCAGCAGATAGCGGTCGCCGTCCAGGAAGAACATCCCCGCTGTGGCCGCGGCGCCCAGGTAGGCGGCGACCGCGAGGAGCGGCTTCTTGCGGCCCGTGCGGTCGGCCGCCGCGCCCGCCATCGGCATCACGAAGATCGACAGGATGACGGACGCCGACACGCAGTACGCGAAGAAGGAGCCGGCGCGCAGGGGGATCCCCAGCGGGTGCACGAACCCGTCCGCGTCCGCCGCCGCCTTGGCGACCGATGTCAGATAGGGGCCGAGGAAGACGGTGAGCACGCTCGTCGAGTAGACGGAACAGGCCCAGTCGTAGACGTACCAGCCGCGTTGTTCGCGCCGCCGTTCCGCGGCCTCGTCGGCCGCTTGTTCCCGCACGGTGTCGGTGCCCATCCGTGCCCTCGCTTCCCCGTCGCAGTCCCCGTACGCGGACGCCGCGCGGGGCGCCGGGCCGTCAGACCCAGGTGCCTCGGTCCCTCAGGACCCCGCGCAGCGTCTCGATGTCTGGGCATTGTGCCCAAGGTGCAAACTCGTCCAGTGGCCGGGCCCGTTGACCATGAGTATCCGTCACACAAGGTGATTTAAGGGTCTGTTAGAGTGACGAGCGCCTGGGTGTCCACGACCGGCAGCCAGGACTACCGCCGGGCTGGCGGGATGTCAGGTCTGTGGAGCCGATGTAAGACCACTGGGCGGTACCCCGTCCCTCGCCTTAACCAGGGTGGCTGTTGGTTGTGAAGCAGAAAGCTCGGCCTGCGAGGGCCGGACTCCTCTCAGGGGGAGGAGGCCAAGATGCCATCGACTCCCACTGAATTGATGGCCGGGGAGCCGCGTTGGCGGCTCCCCGTCGGCTCCGCCTTGATGTCGACGTTCCAGCGGACGTCCGGGAACGTCTCCAGCAGCTCCTCGAAGAGGGGGACCGGTTCCGATCCCGCGACGCGCGCGTGGCTCACGTCGTCCCAGGGGAGGTCCGCTATCCGGCCCGCGCCGTCGGTCACCCGGTCCAGCGTCGCGTCGTGGAAGGCGACG contains:
- a CDS encoding RNA polymerase-binding protein RbpA — encoded protein: MSERALRGTRLVVTSYETDRGIDLAPRQAVEYACEKGHRFEMPFSVEAEIPPEWECKVCGAQALLVDGDGPEEKKAKPARTHWDMLMERRTREELEEVLEERLAVLRSGAMNIAVHPRDSRKSA
- a CDS encoding MFS transporter, with amino-acid sequence MGTDTVREQAADEAAERRREQRGWYVYDWACSVYSTSVLTVFLGPYLTSVAKAAADADGFVHPLGIPLRAGSFFAYCVSASVILSIFVMPMAGAAADRTGRKKPLLAVAAYLGAAATAGMFFLDGDRYLLGGLLLIVANASLAVSMVLYNSYLPQIAPPEERDAVSSTGWAFGYASGSLVLVANLILYTAHDTFGVSESTAVRICLASAGIWWGVFTLVPLKRLRDRRTASSSGTSTHGWRQLAATVRDMRRQPLTLAFLLAYLVYNDGIQTVISQASVYGSEELGLDQSTLIVAVLLVQLLAVAGALGMGRLARTYGAKRTILGSLVAWTVTLGAGYFLPAGAPVWFFVLAAGIGVVLGGSQALSRSLFSHLVPPGKEAEYFSAYEMSDRGMSWLGPLLFGLTYQLTGSYRDAIISLVAFFVLGFVLLARVPVRQAVRDAGNPVPDRI